The Pirellulaceae bacterium region ACTTCTGGCGAGCGTTACGCTCCCCCCACTTGGCAGGCAAATCCTGCCGTTGACAGAGAGTGTTTCGCTTACGCAAGCTGACGAACTGTGGCTAAGGTTAACGCCCTGAACTACTATGTCAACGGGGCCGCGAGGCAAGCATCTAAGTCTATAGCTGCCCCTTAATGTTAATGCAGGATGTCTAGTTAGTTTGGGTGGAGTATGGTTAATGAGTGGTTTATGGTTTGGCCGTCGTGTAATTTTGACGGGTGCCACCAGTGGCATTGGGTGGGAGCTTGCAAGAATTCTTGTTCGCCGGGGTGCGATTGTCATTGCTACAGGTCGACGCAGCGAGCGGTTGGACACACTGAAATCAACAGTTCAGAACCCGCAACAACTGATGGCGATTGCCGGTGATATCTGCGACCCAATTCATCGGCAAAGGTTGATGGATGCTGCTGTAAATCAGTTGGGAGGGCTGGACGTCTTGATCAATAACGCCGGAATTGGGGCCATCGGTCCATTCCGCCAGGCAACTCCCGATCGGTTGCGGAGAATATTTGAAGTCGACTTTTTTGCGGCTGTCGAGCTAACGCGTTTGGCCATAGAGCCGCTGACGCACGCTAAATCTCCCGCGATTTGCCTCGTCAACTCTGTACTGGGTTATCGTGGTGTGCCTGATAAGAGTGAATACTGTGCAGCAAAATTCGCGCTGCGCGGCTGGGCTGAATCACTGCGAGTCGAACTGATGCCCTTGGGAATCGATGTCATTTCCGTATATCCCAGCACCACGCGCAGCGAATTCTTGGATTCACTGATCGAAACGCTTCCTGGAACGGCTAGCCGTAGCATGGGGAGCCAGTCTGCATCGCAGGTTGCTAGTTGCATTATCGGTGCCCTGCAAGCACGACGACTCAGCGCGTTTCCATCCCTCACCGCTAGAGCCATGGTCTGGTTGAGTCAAGCCTTTCCCGGCCTGACCGATCGCCTGCTGCTACGATCGTATAGAGCATGAAGCGGGGTGGCGCGTCACTGCGCTGGCCACAACGCGGATAGTGCGTTATTTACGGCGGAACGAATCTTGGCGAACGTCGCACACACTCAAGCCAATGGC contains the following coding sequences:
- a CDS encoding SDR family NAD(P)-dependent oxidoreductase, producing the protein MSGLWFGRRVILTGATSGIGWELARILVRRGAIVIATGRRSERLDTLKSTVQNPQQLMAIAGDICDPIHRQRLMDAAVNQLGGLDVLINNAGIGAIGPFRQATPDRLRRIFEVDFFAAVELTRLAIEPLTHAKSPAICLVNSVLGYRGVPDKSEYCAAKFALRGWAESLRVELMPLGIDVISVYPSTTRSEFLDSLIETLPGTASRSMGSQSASQVASCIIGALQARRLSAFPSLTARAMVWLSQAFPGLTDRLLLRSYRA